A portion of the Melanotaenia boesemani isolate fMelBoe1 chromosome 2, fMelBoe1.pri, whole genome shotgun sequence genome contains these proteins:
- the lmx1al gene encoding LIM homeobox transcription factor 1-alpha isoform X1, with protein sequence MLPTEISGGVCFTSSDHTEGRREGMKTEENQQSCLQQPPSSTPFGPDYRGGGEVCAGCESPIADRFLLRVNERSWHETCVKCAVCLSALTGTCYCRDRLLYCKHDYEKLFVRKCSACLQVIGRSELIMRVLGQVYHLGCFSCCECERRLQRGDEFVLKEGQLLCRMDYEKEREMLAAISPTPTESVKSEDEDGGGGSSGGKGGDEGKEHKRSKRPRTILTTQQRRAFKASFEVSAKPCRKVRETLAAETGLTVRVVQVWFQNQRAKMKKIARRQQQQQQQQQEQEQLGGTRRGSSRGGRQSNDDSEDGSSTHGMDGMLGYPSLPRQQLLALDPNIYGGEPFRHGLTPPQLNSEQLHSYDSETVFHDLDSDGSLGHLGDCLLATGEGLLTGRVGNPIDRLYSMQNSYFTS encoded by the exons ATGTTGCCAACCGAGATTTCAGGAGGAGTGTGTTTCACCTCAAG CGATCACACAGAGGGAAGGAGAGAAGGGATGAAAACAGAGGAGAACCAGCAGTCCTGTCTGCAGCAGCCTCCATCCTCCACGCCTTTTG GTCCAGATTACAGAGGAGGGGGAGAGGTCTGTGCCGGCTGCGAATCTCCCATCGCCGATCGCTTCCTGCTGCGCGTGAACGAGCGTAGCTGGCACGAGACATGCGTCAAGTGTGCCGTGTGTTTGAGCGCGCTCACTGGGACCTGTTACTGCAGAGACCGCCTGTTGTACTGCAAGCACGACTATGAAAA GCTCTTTGTGAGAAAGTGTAGTGCCTGCCTGCAGGTCATTGGGCGTTCTGAACTGATAATGCGAGTGCTAGGCCAGGTGTACCACCTGGGCTGCTTCAGCTGCTGTGAGTGTGAACGCCGGCTGCAGAGAGGTGATGAGTTTGTGTTGAAAGAAGGCCAGCTGCTCTGCCGCATGGATTATGAAAAGGAGAGGGAAATGCTGGCTGCTATTAGTCCCACACCAACTGAATCAG tcAAAagtgaggatgaagatggtggAGGAGGCTCAAGTGGTGGAAAAGGTGGTGACGAAGGCAAGGAGCACAAGCGTTCAAAACGACCACGCACCATCTTGACCACGCAACAGCGGCGAGCTTTTAAGGCCTCCTTTGAAGTGTCAGCTAAGCCATGCAGGAAG gtGAGGGAGACGCTGGCTGCTGAGACTGGACTGACAGTTCGTGTTGTGCAGGTCTGGTTTCAAAACCAGAGAGCCAAG ATGAAAAAGATTGCTCGCcgacagcagcaacagcagcagcagcagcaagaacAAGAGCAACTAGGAGGGACGAGAAGAGGATCGAGCAGAGGGGGCCGCCAAAGTAATGATGACAGTGAAG ATGGATCTAGTACCCATGGCATGGATGGGATGCTGGGATATCCATCACTGCCACGTCAACAGTTACTTGCTCTGGACCCCAACATCTATGGTGGAGAGCCATTTCGACACGGGCTTACCCCACCTCAGCTGAACAGTGAGCAACTCCATTCCTATG ATTCAGAGACAGTCTTCCACGATTTGGACAGTGATGGAAGCCTTGGTCACCTTGGTGATTGTCTCTTAGCAACAGGGGAAGGTCTCCTGACAGGACGAGTGGGAAACCCTATTGACCGTCTCTACTCCATGCAAAACTCCTACTTCACCTCCTGA
- the lmx1al gene encoding LIM homeobox transcription factor 1-alpha isoform X2: MKTEENQQSCLQQPPSSTPFGPDYRGGGEVCAGCESPIADRFLLRVNERSWHETCVKCAVCLSALTGTCYCRDRLLYCKHDYEKLFVRKCSACLQVIGRSELIMRVLGQVYHLGCFSCCECERRLQRGDEFVLKEGQLLCRMDYEKEREMLAAISPTPTESVKSEDEDGGGGSSGGKGGDEGKEHKRSKRPRTILTTQQRRAFKASFEVSAKPCRKVRETLAAETGLTVRVVQVWFQNQRAKMKKIARRQQQQQQQQQEQEQLGGTRRGSSRGGRQSNDDSEDGSSTHGMDGMLGYPSLPRQQLLALDPNIYGGEPFRHGLTPPQLNSEQLHSYDSETVFHDLDSDGSLGHLGDCLLATGEGLLTGRVGNPIDRLYSMQNSYFTS; the protein is encoded by the exons ATGAAAACAGAGGAGAACCAGCAGTCCTGTCTGCAGCAGCCTCCATCCTCCACGCCTTTTG GTCCAGATTACAGAGGAGGGGGAGAGGTCTGTGCCGGCTGCGAATCTCCCATCGCCGATCGCTTCCTGCTGCGCGTGAACGAGCGTAGCTGGCACGAGACATGCGTCAAGTGTGCCGTGTGTTTGAGCGCGCTCACTGGGACCTGTTACTGCAGAGACCGCCTGTTGTACTGCAAGCACGACTATGAAAA GCTCTTTGTGAGAAAGTGTAGTGCCTGCCTGCAGGTCATTGGGCGTTCTGAACTGATAATGCGAGTGCTAGGCCAGGTGTACCACCTGGGCTGCTTCAGCTGCTGTGAGTGTGAACGCCGGCTGCAGAGAGGTGATGAGTTTGTGTTGAAAGAAGGCCAGCTGCTCTGCCGCATGGATTATGAAAAGGAGAGGGAAATGCTGGCTGCTATTAGTCCCACACCAACTGAATCAG tcAAAagtgaggatgaagatggtggAGGAGGCTCAAGTGGTGGAAAAGGTGGTGACGAAGGCAAGGAGCACAAGCGTTCAAAACGACCACGCACCATCTTGACCACGCAACAGCGGCGAGCTTTTAAGGCCTCCTTTGAAGTGTCAGCTAAGCCATGCAGGAAG gtGAGGGAGACGCTGGCTGCTGAGACTGGACTGACAGTTCGTGTTGTGCAGGTCTGGTTTCAAAACCAGAGAGCCAAG ATGAAAAAGATTGCTCGCcgacagcagcaacagcagcagcagcagcaagaacAAGAGCAACTAGGAGGGACGAGAAGAGGATCGAGCAGAGGGGGCCGCCAAAGTAATGATGACAGTGAAG ATGGATCTAGTACCCATGGCATGGATGGGATGCTGGGATATCCATCACTGCCACGTCAACAGTTACTTGCTCTGGACCCCAACATCTATGGTGGAGAGCCATTTCGACACGGGCTTACCCCACCTCAGCTGAACAGTGAGCAACTCCATTCCTATG ATTCAGAGACAGTCTTCCACGATTTGGACAGTGATGGAAGCCTTGGTCACCTTGGTGATTGTCTCTTAGCAACAGGGGAAGGTCTCCTGACAGGACGAGTGGGAAACCCTATTGACCGTCTCTACTCCATGCAAAACTCCTACTTCACCTCCTGA
- the LOC121653163 gene encoding coiled-coil-helix-coiled-coil-helix domain-containing protein 5 isoform X1: protein MQSAMEISARYCQKELESYGSCVSSNPSTWQQKCHDLKMKVSQCTSSHPVIQKIRQDCSKEFVKFEQCLRENQESPTSCTAHVAHFLSCAETVNLSGQRISYLSHHRIQPVRSHVCSAAWMD from the exons at GCAATCTGCTATGGAAATATCGGCTAGGTACTGCCAAAAAGAACTGGAATCATATGGATCATGCGTGTCCTCCAACCCGTCGACATGGCAGCAAAAGTGTCACGATCTAAAGATGAAGGTTTCACAATGTACATCATCTCA TCCAGTGATCCAGAAGATCCGACAGGACTGTTCCAAAGAGTTTGTGAAATTTGAGCAATGCCTAAGAGAAAATCAAGAGAGTCCTACCTCCTGCACAGCACATGTCGCCCACTTTCTGAGCTGTGCAGAAACAGTGAACCTCAGTGGC CAACGGATAAGCTACCTCAGTCATCATAGGATTCAACCTGTGAGATCACACGTGTGTTCAGCAGCATGGATGGATTGA
- the LOC121653163 gene encoding coiled-coil-helix-coiled-coil-helix domain-containing protein 5 isoform X2: MQSAMEISARYCQKELESYGSCVSSNPSTWQQKCHDLKMKVSQCTSSHPVIQKIRQDCSKEFVKFEQCLRENQESPTSCTAHVAHFLSCAETVNLSGVTTDKLPQSS; the protein is encoded by the exons at GCAATCTGCTATGGAAATATCGGCTAGGTACTGCCAAAAAGAACTGGAATCATATGGATCATGCGTGTCCTCCAACCCGTCGACATGGCAGCAAAAGTGTCACGATCTAAAGATGAAGGTTTCACAATGTACATCATCTCA TCCAGTGATCCAGAAGATCCGACAGGACTGTTCCAAAGAGTTTGTGAAATTTGAGCAATGCCTAAGAGAAAATCAAGAGAGTCCTACCTCCTGCACAGCACATGTCGCCCACTTTCTGAGCTGTGCAGAAACAGTGAACCTCAGTGGCGTGA CAACGGATAAGCTACCTCAGTCATCATAG